A genomic region of Chitinimonas arctica contains the following coding sequences:
- a CDS encoding type 2 lanthipeptide synthetase LanM family protein, whose product MTVSDKDTSNFDKCLGCLISPYMDDLATRLFSVTGLLKGESQVILGATQDALLEVLHAKLGRLLLLELNAARVTGKLHAEDPAQRWAEFIELASARPFWDGLAAPYPTMHRRVEAVIRHRCEASLTFAGRWAADRQALASLCGEAPGALLELSFGAGDSHQGGQTVAIVRCEGGRVVYKPRSMAVDIALARFIDELAPAHGERMTISVPQVLSRGEHGWSKFVPHRYAADDAELRDFYRGIGHWLAVMRLLGGNDLHAENLIAHGGSPVVVDCETLFAPRLQARPSGLGEAGDEANLLVNESVLNVGMLPGRGRSLGWRGVDVSSVGMLPGQQPVLNVPGIVNAGTDDARLGTTTMEMPRSQNHPSPEPALGTYWPEVLAAFDQLTATLQDLDATGSLRERLKDFEDCRIRFVPRPTETYAEISRMLWHPVSLHKPGPAQDRACHLLATMAINFLGAPSDPAVISAEVEDLLEGDIPFYTAIAGHGVLDGPRGTHWLPPCNLVEAVLDGWRSADFELERKVIRASLVSAFIADGWYPEDVSILPEHPRLEQLDTRRRAQAARIVAELMAAAIRGKDGTAAWIAPIMGVDGWSVQTLENDLYGGSSGVAILLAAYLKEVAAGRADPVEGLDRLLADVLRSLDLLEDWVYKEWQRAGTQKMRPLQPGGYIGLGSQIWTRLTLAEWGMDGGEGLRRACELAEMLPAAAAADEVNDLLTGRSGAIVPLLMLARKTGDARYLEMACAIGEQLCARVVHKGAAVYWTHERWPNGIGGFAHGVTGIGWALSWLGRESGRQDFSDMANAAFAFEDSLYDESEQNWLDLRDLPVKSVAAWCHGAVGIGLAHLHLDPQLQDPANRQRIRVAAAAAWRVGFGQNHCPCHGDLGAWELLDRAMALDEAPAGLSREQVMGLILSSIEEHGAISGIARNTFAPGLLSGLGGVVYQLLRAHPDCRLPSVLTLGGGGL is encoded by the coding sequence ATGACGGTGTCTGATAAAGACACCAGTAACTTCGATAAATGCCTGGGTTGCCTGATTTCGCCATATATGGACGATCTGGCAACCCGGCTTTTTTCAGTTACTGGGCTGCTGAAGGGGGAGTCGCAGGTCATTTTGGGTGCGACGCAAGATGCCTTGCTGGAAGTGTTGCACGCCAAACTCGGCCGCTTGTTGCTGCTTGAACTGAACGCGGCCCGTGTCACCGGCAAGTTGCATGCCGAGGACCCCGCCCAACGCTGGGCGGAATTCATCGAACTTGCCTCGGCGCGCCCGTTCTGGGACGGGCTGGCGGCGCCGTACCCGACCATGCATCGCCGCGTGGAGGCCGTGATCCGGCACCGCTGCGAGGCATCCTTGACATTCGCCGGCCGCTGGGCCGCCGACCGGCAGGCGCTCGCCAGCCTATGCGGCGAAGCGCCCGGCGCGCTGCTGGAACTGAGTTTTGGCGCGGGCGACAGCCATCAGGGCGGCCAAACCGTCGCGATTGTCCGCTGCGAAGGCGGCCGAGTCGTCTACAAGCCCCGCTCGATGGCCGTCGATATCGCCTTGGCGCGCTTTATCGACGAACTTGCGCCGGCGCATGGCGAGCGCATGACGATCAGCGTGCCGCAGGTATTGTCGCGCGGCGAACATGGCTGGTCGAAATTCGTCCCGCATCGCTATGCGGCGGACGATGCCGAGCTGCGCGACTTCTATCGCGGCATCGGCCATTGGCTGGCCGTGATGCGTTTGCTGGGCGGTAACGACCTGCATGCCGAGAACCTGATCGCCCACGGCGGCAGCCCGGTCGTGGTGGACTGCGAAACCCTGTTCGCACCGCGTCTCCAAGCCCGTCCGTCCGGATTGGGGGAGGCCGGCGACGAGGCCAACCTGCTGGTGAACGAATCGGTACTCAATGTCGGCATGCTGCCTGGCCGTGGCCGCAGCCTCGGCTGGCGCGGCGTCGATGTCTCCAGCGTGGGCATGTTGCCGGGGCAGCAGCCGGTGCTGAACGTACCGGGCATCGTCAATGCCGGCACGGATGATGCCCGCCTGGGCACCACCACCATGGAAATGCCCCGCTCGCAGAACCATCCCAGCCCGGAACCGGCCTTGGGCACCTACTGGCCGGAGGTGCTGGCGGCGTTCGATCAATTGACCGCTACCTTGCAAGATTTGGACGCGACCGGATCGCTGCGTGAACGGTTGAAGGACTTCGAGGACTGCCGCATCCGCTTTGTCCCGCGCCCGACCGAAACCTATGCGGAAATCAGCCGTATGCTCTGGCACCCGGTGTCGCTGCATAAGCCCGGACCGGCGCAGGATCGTGCCTGCCATCTGCTGGCCACCATGGCGATCAATTTCCTCGGGGCGCCATCCGATCCGGCGGTGATCAGCGCCGAGGTCGAAGATCTTCTGGAAGGCGATATCCCCTTCTACACCGCGATTGCCGGCCATGGCGTGCTGGATGGTCCGCGCGGCACCCACTGGCTGCCACCTTGCAACCTGGTGGAAGCGGTGCTGGACGGATGGCGCTCGGCCGACTTCGAACTGGAACGCAAGGTCATCCGCGCCAGCCTGGTGAGCGCCTTTATCGCCGACGGCTGGTATCCGGAGGATGTCTCCATCCTGCCGGAACATCCCCGCCTCGAGCAGCTGGACACCCGTCGCCGGGCGCAAGCCGCCCGCATCGTGGCCGAGCTGATGGCGGCGGCGATTCGCGGCAAGGACGGTACCGCCGCCTGGATCGCGCCCATCATGGGGGTGGATGGCTGGTCGGTACAGACCCTGGAAAACGACCTTTACGGCGGTTCCAGCGGCGTAGCCATCCTGCTGGCCGCCTATTTGAAGGAAGTGGCGGCGGGTCGCGCCGACCCGGTAGAAGGGCTGGACCGTTTGCTGGCCGACGTCCTGCGCTCGCTCGACCTGCTGGAAGACTGGGTCTACAAGGAATGGCAGCGCGCCGGTACGCAGAAGATGCGGCCGCTCCAGCCCGGCGGCTATATCGGCCTCGGTTCGCAGATCTGGACCCGCCTGACGCTGGCGGAGTGGGGCATGGATGGCGGAGAAGGTCTGCGGCGCGCTTGCGAGCTGGCCGAGATGTTGCCGGCCGCCGCCGCCGCGGATGAAGTAAACGACCTGCTGACCGGTCGCAGCGGCGCCATCGTGCCCTTGCTGATGCTGGCCCGCAAAACCGGCGATGCCCGCTACCTGGAGATGGCCTGCGCCATCGGCGAGCAATTGTGCGCGCGGGTCGTGCACAAGGGCGCTGCCGTCTATTGGACGCATGAGCGCTGGCCCAATGGCATCGGCGGCTTTGCCCATGGCGTGACGGGCATAGGCTGGGCCTTGAGCTGGCTGGGACGGGAGTCGGGCCGGCAGGATTTCAGCGATATGGCCAACGCGGCTTTCGCATTCGAGGACAGCCTGTACGACGAGTCGGAACAGAACTGGCTCGATCTGCGCGATCTGCCGGTCAAGAGCGTGGCCGCCTGGTGCCATGGCGCGGTAGGTATCGGCCTGGCGCATCTGCATCTCGACCCGCAACTGCAGGATCCGGCCAACCGGCAGCGCATACGCGTCGCCGCGGCCGCCGCCTGGCGGGTCGGCTTCGGCCAGAACCATTGCCCTTGCCACGGCGACCTGGGTGCCTGGGAATTGCTCGACAGGGCCATGGCGCTGGACGAGGCGCCCGCCGGCTTGAGTCGCGAGCAGGTGATGGGGTTGATACTCTCCAGTATCGAGGAGCACGGCGCCATCAGCGGTATCGCCCGCAATACCTTTGCGCCGGGGTTGCTGTCCGGCCTGGGGGGCGTGGTGTACCAGCTGTTGCGGGCGCACCCGGATTGTCGCCTGCCCTCTGTCCTGACCTTGGGTGGAGGCGGCCTCTGA